From Dietzia sp. ANT_WB102, a single genomic window includes:
- a CDS encoding exonuclease domain-containing protein, whose amino-acid sequence MTGWVVVDVETSGMTPAVDRVLSVAAVVIDDDGEVVEEFTTLLNPGVDPGPVHIHGLTPALLAGKPRFADMASELDRVLDGRTVVAHNATFDASFLAAEARRAGLTPPLKRFVCTLDLAGRLHLSTGDLKLSTLAAHFGVRQRAAHDAHDDALVLAGVFGGLLEVARSKNVQPTVRELAAMVAHPETGYLVSTVWADALAAPRLWRPAGRLKPGGPLVQGMEVVFTQDVDRDPDEIASLVVDKGLYVADRITSRTSLAVCDAPGAVRGRAAFARRKGLELIGFSRLEELLADVRPGRPVAAAPVDDAQGALF is encoded by the coding sequence ATGACCGGTTGGGTTGTAGTGGACGTCGAAACGTCGGGGATGACACCGGCTGTCGACCGGGTGTTATCGGTGGCCGCGGTGGTGATCGACGACGACGGCGAGGTGGTCGAGGAGTTCACGACCCTGCTGAACCCGGGCGTCGACCCAGGGCCTGTCCACATCCACGGGCTCACCCCGGCTCTCCTCGCCGGCAAACCCCGGTTCGCGGACATGGCGTCCGAATTGGACCGGGTCCTCGACGGGCGGACGGTCGTCGCCCACAATGCGACATTCGACGCGTCGTTCCTCGCTGCGGAGGCGCGTCGGGCTGGGCTCACGCCACCGCTCAAGCGGTTCGTGTGCACATTGGACCTCGCCGGCCGGCTGCACCTGTCCACCGGAGACCTCAAATTGTCGACCCTCGCCGCACACTTCGGGGTGCGGCAGCGTGCCGCCCACGACGCTCACGACGACGCGTTGGTGCTGGCCGGGGTGTTCGGAGGGTTGCTCGAGGTGGCCAGAAGCAAGAATGTGCAGCCGACAGTGCGTGAACTCGCCGCGATGGTGGCGCACCCCGAGACCGGATACCTGGTGTCGACCGTGTGGGCGGACGCCCTCGCCGCACCGAGATTGTGGCGACCGGCCGGGCGGCTCAAGCCTGGCGGCCCGCTGGTGCAGGGCATGGAGGTGGTGTTCACGCAGGATGTGGATCGCGACCCGGACGAGATCGCGAGTCTCGTCGTCGACAAGGGGTTGTACGTGGCCGACCGGATCACCTCCCGTACGTCACTGGCGGTGTGCGACGCACCCGGTGCGGTTCGCGGGCGTGCGGCGTTCGCCCGGCGCAAGGGGCTCGAACTGATCGGGTTCTCCCGCCTCGAGGAGCTGCTGGCGGACGTACGCCCGGGCAGGCCGGTCGCGGCGGCACCGGTGGACGACGCGCAGGGCGCACTGTTCTAG